One window of the Marinilactibacillus sp. Marseille-P9653 genome contains the following:
- a CDS encoding carbohydrate ABC transporter permease: MKSKKAPYFFIAPAIGLLLMFSIFPIILALIISFTDLSLAGLADYSRINFTGLQNYQNILQDSVFMKSITNTLFYVVFGVPLVILFSLTIAILINMGKSRYFSFMRVVFYSPSITNIVAVAIVWAFLFNPSQSIGLINRVIGTIGIGPIGWLTDTSVSKISLVILAVWRSIGINMLIFSAALQNIPRTMYEAAELDGATKWGQIRFITVPQLKFSTSFVTITTIIGWLQFFEEPFVMTEGGPLNSTTSVALFIYRNGFQNNQFGYAAAGSLLLFVVIICATLIQLRLQRRAD, from the coding sequence ATGAAAAGTAAAAAAGCACCGTATTTCTTTATTGCACCTGCCATCGGCTTATTACTGATGTTTTCTATATTCCCAATTATTTTAGCGTTGATCATTAGTTTTACGGATTTGAGTTTAGCTGGATTAGCGGATTACTCACGAATCAATTTTACGGGACTACAAAATTATCAAAACATCCTACAAGATAGTGTATTTATGAAATCAATCACTAATACATTATTTTATGTCGTATTTGGTGTTCCACTGGTCATTTTATTTTCTTTAACGATTGCAATTTTGATTAATATGGGAAAAAGTCGGTACTTCTCTTTTATGCGTGTTGTATTCTACTCACCCTCAATCACGAATATCGTCGCAGTAGCAATTGTTTGGGCATTCTTATTTAACCCCAGTCAAAGTATTGGTTTGATCAATCGTGTGATTGGAACGATTGGTATTGGTCCAATAGGCTGGCTAACGGATACAAGTGTTTCCAAAATTTCACTGGTAATTTTGGCTGTTTGGAGAAGTATCGGGATTAATATGTTGATCTTCTCAGCCGCACTCCAAAATATTCCGCGTACAATGTATGAAGCGGCTGAACTAGATGGTGCGACGAAATGGGGACAGATTCGATTTATTACAGTACCACAATTAAAATTCTCAACGTCCTTCGTGACAATCACCACAATTATCGGCTGGTTACAGTTCTTTGAAGAACCCTTTGTTATGACCGAAGGTGGTCCGTTAAACAGTACAACAAGTGTAGCACTTTTTATTTACCGTAACGGATTCCAAAATAACCAATTCGGTTACGCAGCTGCTGGTTCACTTTTACTGTTTGTTGTCATCATATGTGCAACATTAATTCAACTCAGACTACAAAGACGAGCAGATTAA
- a CDS encoding carbohydrate ABC transporter permease, producing MINIDKKLKITIGVILGIWGLITVIPFVWMILSAFKTNPEIVAAQPSLLPNEWTLDNFKELFERLNFDVYLLNTVIITVLGFVGLLLNAMAGFAFAHYDFKFKNFLFILVLATMMIPGQVTMIPVYLLLNQMGLTNTYLGIVLPGLTGAFGIFLFRQFFSSISEEFFEAARLDGASDFYVFFRVALPLSKPIIAVQGILTFIGGWNSFLWPLIIANDQRFYTLSVGLQLLQGQHGTNYALQMAGAAFMVVPILIIFVIFQKYILTGFNISGGK from the coding sequence ATGATTAATATTGATAAAAAATTAAAAATTACTATTGGTGTTATATTAGGGATTTGGGGACTCATCACAGTCATTCCGTTTGTATGGATGATTCTTTCGGCATTTAAGACGAATCCAGAGATTGTAGCAGCTCAACCCAGCCTACTACCCAATGAATGGACACTAGATAATTTCAAGGAACTTTTCGAGCGCCTGAACTTCGATGTGTATCTCTTAAATACCGTCATCATTACGGTTTTGGGATTTGTCGGATTGCTGCTAAACGCAATGGCTGGATTTGCTTTTGCGCATTATGATTTCAAATTCAAGAACTTCTTATTTATTTTAGTATTAGCTACGATGATGATACCTGGTCAAGTTACGATGATCCCAGTGTATTTATTACTGAATCAAATGGGCTTGACGAACACCTACTTGGGGATTGTATTACCCGGCTTGACAGGAGCTTTTGGGATTTTCTTGTTTAGACAGTTTTTCTCAAGTATTTCAGAAGAGTTTTTTGAAGCGGCAAGATTAGATGGTGCAAGTGATTTCTATGTGTTTTTCAGAGTAGCATTACCGCTCTCTAAACCAATCATAGCAGTTCAAGGTATATTGACCTTTATCGGCGGGTGGAATTCTTTCTTATGGCCACTGATTATTGCGAATGACCAAAGATTTTATACTTTATCTGTTGGTCTGCAGTTACTTCAAGGTCAACATGGTACGAATTATGCACTTCAGATGGCTGGGGCTGCTTTTATGGTCGTTCCAATTTTAATTATATTTGTTATCTTCCAGAAATACATTCTAACGGGTTTCAATATTTCCGGTGGAAAATAA
- a CDS encoding glycoside hydrolase family 3 N-terminal domain-containing protein, producing the protein MKIEELKALLKEMTIEEKVGQTIQLSADFFSDQSEDLTGPMNEMAMTEEKKYQVGSVLGISGAKETIQLQKRYMEKHRLHIPLLFMADIIHGDHTIFPIPLGLGATWNPDTVKKTAEISAKEAAAQGLHVTFSPMVDLVRDPRWGRVMEATGEDKLLNKRYARAFVEGYQGTDLKQDLTKLAACVKHFAGYGAPRGGRDYNSVDLNENTLREHYLPAYQEGIDAGAKLVMTAFNTIDNIPATGNKRLMRDILRDEMAFDGVLISDWGAIGELVPHGVAEDNKAAAIQALTVGVDIEMMSAAYSEHLIDLVEQDETLKELLDESVWNILRLKNDLGLFENPFRGADEETESLSVFSDENKKAALTTAEESIVLLENNGVLPLNQEEKIVLTGPLKDSNDILGAWSWKGDREQAATLAEMMGQRLGPDSLSIVDESQFFEGQNSFFMNEIHLSDTVIVALGESSEMSGEAASRTIISLPEYQMVLLRELKKLNKKVVAVLFNGRPLDLSGVVPLVDGLVEAWFPGTMGAEAVTNVLFGKFNPSGKLPMSFPRSVGQVPLAYNEDSTGRPMTDEKRNEKYLSRYLDSENTALYPFGFGRSYTSFDYSECTLSSQEISMETSLTISIEIKNTGKIKGIETVQVYVRDKVGEVVRPVKELIDFKKVELEAGESMTVEFEITEKQLRYTHADHSVRSDAGEFSIGIGTDSSAELTHSFYLEK; encoded by the coding sequence ATGAAAATTGAAGAACTAAAAGCTTTACTAAAAGAAATGACGATAGAAGAAAAAGTAGGACAGACCATACAATTGTCTGCTGATTTCTTCTCTGATCAGTCAGAAGACCTTACAGGTCCAATGAATGAAATGGCAATGACAGAAGAGAAAAAGTATCAAGTTGGTTCTGTCTTAGGTATTTCTGGAGCTAAAGAGACTATTCAACTTCAGAAAAGGTATATGGAAAAGCATCGCTTGCATATACCTTTATTATTTATGGCAGATATCATCCATGGTGATCATACAATCTTTCCTATCCCCCTAGGATTAGGAGCAACTTGGAATCCAGATACTGTTAAGAAAACAGCTGAAATTTCTGCTAAAGAGGCCGCTGCTCAAGGACTACATGTAACGTTTTCTCCAATGGTTGATCTCGTTAGAGATCCCAGATGGGGGAGAGTTATGGAAGCGACTGGAGAAGATAAGTTACTCAACAAGCGTTATGCTAGAGCTTTTGTAGAAGGGTATCAAGGAACTGATTTAAAACAAGATCTCACAAAACTCGCTGCCTGTGTCAAACATTTTGCAGGCTACGGCGCACCAAGAGGTGGTAGAGATTACAATTCTGTTGACCTAAATGAAAATACATTGCGAGAACATTATTTACCAGCATATCAAGAAGGCATTGATGCTGGAGCAAAACTAGTTATGACTGCCTTCAATACAATTGATAATATACCGGCAACAGGAAATAAACGTCTTATGAGAGATATCTTAAGAGATGAAATGGCTTTTGATGGCGTATTAATTTCAGACTGGGGTGCAATCGGAGAGCTAGTGCCACATGGTGTAGCAGAAGACAATAAAGCTGCTGCGATACAAGCACTCACGGTGGGCGTTGATATTGAAATGATGTCAGCAGCTTACAGTGAGCACTTAATTGATCTAGTGGAACAAGACGAGACATTAAAAGAACTTTTGGATGAATCTGTCTGGAATATCTTAAGATTGAAAAATGATCTAGGACTCTTTGAAAACCCGTTCCGTGGTGCTGACGAAGAGACCGAAAGCCTTTCTGTTTTTTCAGATGAAAACAAAAAGGCAGCCTTAACTACTGCGGAAGAGTCCATCGTTTTACTTGAAAATAACGGCGTGCTGCCACTGAATCAAGAAGAAAAAATTGTCTTGACGGGTCCGTTAAAAGATTCAAATGACATTTTAGGTGCCTGGTCTTGGAAGGGGGATAGAGAACAAGCGGCTACACTTGCGGAAATGATGGGTCAGCGCTTAGGGCCAGATTCCTTGAGTATTGTTGACGAATCACAGTTTTTCGAAGGGCAGAATAGTTTCTTTATGAACGAAATTCATTTGTCGGATACAGTGATTGTCGCGCTCGGCGAGAGTTCTGAGATGAGCGGTGAAGCGGCAAGTCGAACCATTATCTCATTGCCAGAATATCAGATGGTCTTGCTCCGAGAGTTAAAGAAATTAAATAAAAAAGTTGTGGCCGTATTATTCAATGGACGTCCGTTAGATTTGAGTGGAGTAGTTCCGCTGGTTGACGGGCTTGTTGAAGCTTGGTTCCCTGGTACAATGGGCGCAGAAGCAGTGACAAATGTGTTGTTTGGAAAGTTCAATCCATCCGGCAAGCTTCCGATGTCATTCCCGAGATCGGTTGGACAAGTTCCCTTAGCATACAATGAAGACAGTACAGGTCGGCCAATGACGGACGAAAAGAGGAATGAAAAATATCTTTCGAGGTATCTCGATTCCGAAAACACTGCACTTTATCCGTTCGGTTTTGGTCGTTCTTATACTTCTTTTGACTACAGTGAATGCACGCTTTCTAGTCAAGAGATATCTATGGAAACGTCTCTAACGATTTCGATAGAAATTAAAAATACTGGAAAAATAAAAGGAATTGAAACGGTTCAAGTCTATGTGAGAGATAAAGTAGGAGAAGTCGTTCGACCAGTTAAAGAATTGATTGACTTCAAAAAAGTCGAATTAGAGGCTGGTGAATCAATGACTGTTGAATTCGAAATTACGGAAAAACAATTACGTTATACACATGCAGATCACTCAGTGAGAAGTGATGCTGGAGAATTTTCGATCGGGATCGGGACGGATAGTTCCGCTGAACTGACACACTCATTTTATTTGGAAAAATGA